Proteins from a single region of Fibrobacter sp.:
- a CDS encoding UbiX family flavin prenyltransferase: MGRYILGVTGASGAVYATRTAMYLKRMGHGVTAVVSGPGREVVAYEGQESFYDYCDDLPNVEDFFAECASGSADYAGMAVVPCSMGTLGRMAAGTADNLLIRSADVCLKERRPLVIVPREMPYNLIHLENMERLTRAGAVVIPASPQFYSKPATIEALVDTVVVKVLKHLGVPAEKLSDIIKPWGK; the protein is encoded by the coding sequence GTGGGTCGCTATATCCTGGGAGTGACGGGTGCCAGTGGGGCAGTGTACGCCACACGCACGGCAATGTACCTGAAGCGCATGGGACATGGTGTTACCGCTGTTGTTTCTGGGCCCGGTCGCGAGGTTGTCGCCTACGAAGGTCAGGAATCCTTTTACGATTATTGCGATGACCTTCCTAACGTAGAAGACTTCTTTGCTGAATGTGCTAGCGGAAGTGCCGACTATGCGGGGATGGCCGTAGTGCCCTGTTCCATGGGAACTCTTGGCAGAATGGCTGCCGGCACGGCGGACAATCTGTTGATTCGTTCTGCTGATGTGTGTCTTAAGGAACGCCGCCCCCTGGTAATTGTTCCTAGGGAGATGCCATACAATTTGATTCATCTTGAAAACATGGAACGTTTGACCCGGGCTGGAGCCGTGGTGATTCCTGCGTCGCCTCAGTTCTACAGCAAGCCGGCAACTATCGAAGCGCTTGTGGATACCGTAGTGGTAAAAGTCCTGAAGCACTTGGGAGTGCCTGCTGAAAAGTTGAGTGATATAATTAAACCTTGGGGCAAGTGA
- the tsaD gene encoding tRNA (adenosine(37)-N6)-threonylcarbamoyltransferase complex transferase subunit TsaD — protein MIWLGIESSCDETACAVLQDDPLKVLSNPLYSQIDEHALYGGVVPEIAARAHLQKIAPIAEAAVKEAGIKMEDIDAIAYTTGPGLMGPLLVGASFAKGLARDLQIPAYGMNHLEGHLAAAWLSNPDIEPPFLTLTVSGGHTELVLEEPGFKYTSIGRTRDDAAGEAFDKCGKLLGLKYPAGATISKLGANGNRKFVEFPRALRSHDNCEFSFSGLKTAVLRYTETHDPEFIQKNLGDICASLEDAIVDSLVTKTINALKKTKMKTLVVGGGVSANAWLRTRLQDYCGKHGIRFCIPERSLSTDNGAMIAAAAIRRARQNKLTSVEVVKPWMPLDV, from the coding sequence ATGATTTGGCTCGGCATTGAATCCAGCTGCGACGAAACCGCCTGCGCCGTACTGCAGGACGACCCTCTCAAGGTTTTATCCAATCCGCTGTATAGTCAGATTGATGAACACGCCCTCTATGGCGGCGTAGTTCCTGAAATCGCCGCCCGTGCGCACCTGCAGAAAATCGCACCCATCGCCGAGGCTGCCGTCAAGGAAGCGGGCATCAAGATGGAAGACATCGACGCCATCGCCTATACAACAGGCCCTGGCCTAATGGGGCCGCTCCTTGTTGGCGCAAGCTTTGCAAAGGGGCTGGCCCGAGATCTGCAAATTCCCGCCTACGGAATGAACCATCTGGAAGGGCACCTTGCTGCGGCCTGGCTCAGCAATCCCGACATCGAACCGCCGTTCCTGACCCTTACCGTCTCCGGCGGCCACACGGAACTGGTTCTGGAAGAACCCGGCTTCAAGTACACAAGCATCGGACGCACCCGCGACGACGCCGCAGGCGAAGCCTTCGACAAGTGTGGTAAACTTCTGGGGCTCAAATACCCCGCAGGCGCAACCATCAGCAAGCTTGGCGCCAACGGCAACCGTAAATTCGTAGAATTTCCCAGAGCGCTTCGTTCCCACGACAATTGCGAGTTTTCCTTCAGCGGCTTAAAGACCGCTGTACTCCGCTACACGGAAACCCACGATCCTGAATTTATCCAAAAGAATCTGGGCGACATCTGTGCGTCCCTTGAAGACGCCATTGTAGACAGTCTAGTCACAAAGACAATCAACGCCCTGAAAAAAACAAAGATGAAAACCCTGGTGGTCGGTGGTGGCGTCAGCGCCAACGCTTGGCTCCGCACCCGTCTGCAAGACTACTGCGGTAAACACGGCATTCGATTCTGCATTCCAGAACGCAGTCTTAGTACCGACAACGGCGCCATGATTGCTGCAGCGGCCATCCGCAGGGCAAGGCAGAACAAGCTTACCTCTGTTGAAGTAGTCAAGCCCTGGATGCCCCTGGATGTCTAA
- a CDS encoding permease-like cell division protein FtsX has product MKQHRTVILPSLVTIFLCSLLLSASVSIFGGVTKVLSAEKNLYVVEAFLPETVSSDSLSVIHKRLVHFKHIESVSFVSADSALADFRNHFSGEMLDLVEGNPIPPFFRLTLDETSRNPADLVDVKNALAREPFFEEVQAPVEWVEKIAAWKFKMLFWPICVSVLLLVTLSLIICNSVRLSLMSRKLLVENMKYAGGSHFFIQFPFVMQGVIQGLVGSGLAVVLMFTIVRSVAEMFPIVDANLAGLGLILLSVVLLVTALSAYFSFRTVRGFLTIKRNEQD; this is encoded by the coding sequence ATGAAGCAGCACCGTACGGTGATTCTGCCATCCCTTGTGACTATTTTCCTTTGTTCCCTTTTGCTGTCGGCATCTGTTTCCATTTTTGGAGGCGTGACCAAGGTACTTTCCGCAGAGAAGAACCTTTATGTGGTCGAAGCCTTTTTGCCGGAGACGGTAAGCTCAGACTCCCTTTCGGTAATCCACAAGCGCCTGGTTCATTTTAAGCACATCGAGTCGGTTTCCTTTGTTAGTGCGGATTCTGCCTTGGCAGACTTCAGGAACCATTTTTCTGGGGAAATGCTGGATCTTGTAGAGGGAAACCCTATTCCCCCGTTTTTTAGACTGACCCTGGATGAAACGAGCAGGAACCCGGCAGACCTGGTTGATGTAAAGAACGCCCTTGCCCGGGAACCTTTTTTTGAAGAAGTTCAGGCGCCGGTGGAATGGGTTGAAAAGATTGCCGCCTGGAAGTTCAAGATGCTTTTCTGGCCGATTTGTGTCAGCGTACTTTTGCTTGTGACCTTGTCACTGATTATCTGCAATTCTGTCAGGCTTTCTCTGATGTCTCGAAAGCTTCTGGTGGAGAACATGAAGTATGCCGGCGGAAGCCACTTCTTTATCCAGTTCCCCTTTGTGATGCAGGGCGTTATCCAGGGCCTTGTCGGCAGTGGTCTTGCTGTGGTTCTCATGTTCACCATTGTAAGGTCTGTGGCGGAGATGTTCCCTATTGTGGACGCCAATCTTGCTGGATTGGGGCTGATTCTTTTGTCCGTGGTCCTTCTGGTTACGGCTTTGTCTGCTTACTTTAGTTTCCGTACCGTTCGTGGATTCTTGACCATTAAGCGTAATGAGCAGGATTAG
- a CDS encoding peptidoglycan DD-metalloendopeptidase family protein, translating into MRLFVLIVCLLVGIGFAAPAKNQGKAAAKPVAKASTSKASTNKSATKKTDAQINEQKNALKKLESDLAKKRQELALLESEEKGVLNTLSLLDQNLNQTRTYIHELAKSEAMLERVINQLTMDIDSLDNKIELRKEAMKKRIRTLYVNGRASEAKVLYSLLTQKGNPERQVYWVHHILYKDQEEIETLQALIQERDEKKLQEESHLEDLKGMRSKKAAEEKGLVSQMSGQEKMLKSLKNDQNMQRRALQEFEQNQKTMLALIKKLEERRKKEIEAAKKAEAERKAREKAQKSKKDSKKEPPAKTVTKPKITVAESVKGPKCTPLKGEIISQYGLQEHPVLHIMTRNLGVEIRGKRGEKILAASAGTVVMVSEIDGRGPSVIIEHAGGTYSVYGHMKSIKVQEGNEVRNCEEIGEVGDVGSLNGIKLYFQVSEGTQTVDPLQWLKQK; encoded by the coding sequence ATGCGCCTGTTTGTCTTGATTGTCTGCCTATTGGTTGGTATTGGTTTTGCTGCTCCCGCAAAAAACCAGGGGAAGGCTGCGGCAAAGCCCGTGGCTAAGGCAAGTACATCCAAGGCTAGTACAAACAAGTCGGCTACCAAGAAGACCGACGCACAGATTAACGAACAGAAAAACGCGCTTAAGAAACTGGAGTCAGATCTTGCGAAGAAAAGGCAAGAACTGGCCTTGCTGGAAAGCGAAGAAAAGGGCGTGCTGAACACATTGTCCCTTTTGGATCAGAATCTGAACCAGACTCGCACTTACATTCATGAGTTGGCCAAAAGTGAAGCGATGCTTGAAAGGGTCATAAATCAGTTGACCATGGATATAGACTCTTTGGACAATAAGATTGAACTCCGCAAGGAGGCCATGAAAAAGCGAATTAGAACTTTGTATGTAAATGGCCGTGCCAGTGAAGCCAAGGTTCTTTACAGCTTGCTAACCCAGAAGGGAAATCCGGAACGTCAGGTATACTGGGTTCATCACATCTTGTACAAGGATCAGGAAGAAATCGAAACCTTGCAGGCCTTGATCCAGGAACGTGACGAAAAGAAGCTGCAGGAAGAATCCCATCTTGAAGACTTGAAGGGCATGCGCTCGAAGAAGGCTGCCGAAGAGAAGGGACTGGTCTCCCAGATGTCGGGCCAGGAAAAGATGCTTAAGTCCCTGAAGAACGACCAGAACATGCAGCGTAGGGCTTTGCAGGAGTTTGAACAAAACCAGAAGACCATGCTTGCCTTGATCAAGAAGCTGGAAGAACGTCGCAAGAAAGAAATCGAGGCCGCCAAGAAGGCTGAAGCCGAACGCAAGGCTCGCGAAAAGGCGCAAAAGAGTAAGAAGGATTCCAAGAAGGAACCGCCGGCAAAGACAGTAACCAAGCCGAAGATTACCGTGGCAGAGTCGGTAAAGGGCCCCAAGTGTACTCCGCTCAAAGGTGAAATCATCAGTCAGTACGGTTTGCAGGAACATCCTGTGCTGCATATCATGACACGAAACTTGGGTGTGGAAATTAGAGGAAAACGTGGAGAAAAGATTCTTGCCGCTTCCGCAGGAACTGTGGTGATGGTATCCGAAATTGACGGCCGTGGCCCATCGGTGATTATCGAACATGCCGGTGGAACCTACTCCGTATATGGCCATATGAAGTCAATTAAGGTCCAGGAAGGCAATGAAGTGCGAAATTGCGAAGAAATTGGTGAGGTGGGTGACGTAGGCTCCTTAAATGGAATTAAATTGTATTTCCAAGTGAGTGAAGGAACACAGACCGTGGATCCTTTACAGTGGTTAAAGCAAAAATGA
- a CDS encoding biotin--[acetyl-CoA-carboxylase] ligase, with protein sequence MMFSAEKNFSQWNILDFNGTPAHLFETIESTHTQMKLMAAAGEIAPGALFIADKQLAGRGRHERTWTSPAGRNLYFNILVPLEGIPLATTPQITQVVALTLAETFKDLQGDTTPQQDRVTVKWPNDILCGKSKFCGILAEIVYMPGARPALNLGIGINVNSDPSDYSSIGRAVTTLKAIAGKPINRERLMQAIVGNLERALGQFKAFGISPWVQAWRKMDQFIGARGTIIVSKKCTDQNRDGGEGVQKKSGRILDMQPDGSLLFETDDGDVQTVYSADLEI encoded by the coding sequence ATGATGTTTTCCGCCGAAAAGAATTTCAGCCAGTGGAACATCCTGGATTTCAATGGCACTCCCGCCCACTTGTTCGAGACCATAGAAAGCACCCACACCCAAATGAAACTTATGGCAGCCGCAGGCGAAATCGCCCCGGGCGCCCTCTTCATTGCAGACAAGCAGCTTGCCGGACGTGGCCGTCATGAACGAACCTGGACATCCCCTGCCGGCAGGAACCTCTACTTCAACATCCTGGTTCCGCTTGAAGGTATCCCTCTGGCAACCACCCCCCAGATTACCCAAGTTGTTGCCCTAACTCTTGCCGAAACCTTCAAGGACCTGCAGGGCGATACAACTCCACAGCAGGACCGCGTTACCGTCAAGTGGCCCAACGACATCCTCTGCGGGAAAAGCAAGTTCTGCGGCATATTGGCCGAAATCGTGTACATGCCGGGCGCAAGGCCAGCACTCAATCTCGGCATAGGAATCAACGTCAACAGCGACCCGTCGGACTACAGTTCCATCGGGCGCGCCGTCACTACCCTGAAGGCCATCGCGGGCAAGCCAATCAATCGCGAAAGACTGATGCAGGCCATCGTCGGAAATCTAGAACGAGCCCTCGGGCAGTTCAAGGCTTTCGGCATCTCCCCCTGGGTCCAGGCCTGGCGCAAGATGGATCAGTTCATCGGCGCCCGCGGCACCATCATCGTCAGCAAAAAATGCACCGACCAGAACCGCGACGGCGGAGAAGGAGTGCAAAAAAAATCGGGCCGCATCCTAGACATGCAACCCGACGGAAGCCTTCTTTTCGAGACCGACGACGGCGACGTTCAAACCGTCTACTCCGCCGACCTTGAAATCTAG
- a CDS encoding AAA family ATPase, with protein sequence MIEYTLNGPVSQERARIRLMSALRENRFPQSILIDGPAGIGKKALAMEISKALQCTNPNMRPCGHCFGCKMAMDSGSTTDWVIPLEAKEADAKSADEVAAGSTAKTVEDIKQEYIKKIQANPYSVDLFSVGSFISVDLIRSMTNGFVMKGDRVRVVIIAEADRMNEAASNAFLKTLEDVPPDTYFILTTSSREKMLQTIRSRCLALHLLPLTDKEVRSECLRVGGEDFDENSLTDDVIGLAVGSPGKALYYADHSAEWTRLAVEFVRLSLLQNYTELFFKLDEAALDKAYEANRFLEVLSYLIADLLRLYGGAPLRLPESTANVGIENFPRVNATALELALVTVEETITRIESRRIGAIMGLQSLSLKLFDGFK encoded by the coding sequence ATGATCGAATATACTTTAAATGGCCCAGTCTCCCAGGAACGTGCCCGCATCCGTTTGATGTCGGCGCTCCGCGAGAATCGATTCCCTCAGTCTATTTTGATTGACGGGCCTGCAGGTATTGGCAAGAAGGCTTTGGCCATGGAAATTTCCAAGGCGTTGCAGTGCACCAATCCCAATATGCGCCCCTGCGGTCATTGCTTTGGCTGCAAGATGGCTATGGATTCCGGTTCGACGACCGACTGGGTGATTCCTCTGGAAGCCAAGGAGGCCGATGCCAAGAGCGCCGACGAGGTGGCCGCCGGAAGTACAGCCAAGACCGTTGAAGACATCAAGCAGGAATACATCAAGAAGATCCAGGCGAATCCTTACAGCGTCGATCTTTTCAGCGTAGGATCCTTTATCTCTGTCGATTTGATCCGTAGCATGACAAATGGATTTGTCATGAAGGGCGACCGCGTTCGCGTTGTAATTATCGCCGAGGCGGACCGGATGAACGAAGCCGCCTCCAACGCCTTTCTCAAGACTCTTGAGGATGTTCCGCCCGATACCTACTTCATCTTGACCACCTCTTCCCGCGAAAAGATGTTGCAGACCATTCGCTCCCGCTGTTTGGCTTTGCACCTGCTGCCCCTGACAGACAAGGAAGTTCGTTCCGAGTGCCTTAGGGTGGGTGGCGAAGACTTTGATGAAAACTCCCTGACAGACGATGTGATTGGTCTTGCGGTAGGTTCTCCTGGTAAGGCCCTGTATTATGCCGATCATAGTGCGGAATGGACCCGTCTTGCTGTGGAGTTTGTGCGTCTTTCTCTGTTGCAGAACTACACCGAGTTGTTCTTCAAGTTAGACGAGGCTGCCCTGGACAAGGCATACGAAGCCAACCGATTCCTGGAAGTACTGTCCTACCTGATTGCGGACCTGCTTCGCCTGTATGGTGGTGCACCTCTGCGTCTTCCGGAATCCACTGCCAACGTTGGCATTGAGAATTTCCCCCGCGTAAATGCAACTGCGCTGGAACTGGCGCTTGTTACTGTTGAGGAGACGATAACCCGCATTGAAAGTCGTCGAATCGGCGCGATTATGGGTCTCCAGTCTCTGTCGCTTAAACTCTTTGACGGATTCAAGTAA
- the ubiA gene encoding putative 4-hydroxybenzoate polyprenyltransferase, whose translation MLKKILEFGHLVRLSHSLFAMPFALGSMWVAANGFRDMSWQETARIVVLIVLCMVTARNSAMSFNRIADADIDAKNPRTAKRHLPDGRLDKKSVVAFLAVNGILFVLFAALLQPLAGLLALPVWLLLLSYSYWKRFSWLCHWFLGFAIGMSPLGAWIAIRGEFALFPIFLLVILMLWMGGFDIIYATQDEEIDRQLGLYSVPARFGRKRSLQIAFWSHVAMIALCVAFGLVWSMGVAWWAVTALMTAAISYIHLFRKSDDLDAMNRDFFLANVAISVLVMVGLVVWILMGGDVNVLY comes from the coding sequence ATGCTTAAGAAGATTTTAGAATTTGGTCACTTGGTGCGATTGAGTCATTCTCTATTCGCCATGCCTTTTGCTTTGGGTTCCATGTGGGTGGCCGCCAACGGATTCCGTGATATGAGCTGGCAGGAAACGGCCCGCATTGTGGTGCTGATTGTCCTTTGCATGGTGACTGCCCGCAATAGCGCGATGAGCTTTAACCGCATTGCTGACGCGGACATTGACGCCAAGAACCCTCGTACCGCGAAAAGGCATTTGCCTGATGGTCGCCTTGACAAGAAATCAGTTGTTGCTTTTCTTGCTGTTAACGGAATTCTCTTTGTCTTGTTTGCGGCGTTGCTTCAGCCGTTGGCAGGTTTGCTCGCCTTACCTGTGTGGCTTTTGCTTCTGTCTTATTCCTACTGGAAACGCTTTAGCTGGCTTTGCCACTGGTTCCTGGGTTTTGCCATCGGGATGAGCCCTCTTGGCGCTTGGATTGCCATTCGCGGGGAATTCGCCTTGTTCCCGATTTTCCTGTTGGTGATTCTGATGCTCTGGATGGGTGGCTTTGACATTATCTACGCTACCCAGGATGAAGAAATTGACCGCCAGCTAGGGCTCTATTCAGTTCCTGCCCGCTTTGGTCGTAAGCGTTCTCTGCAGATCGCCTTCTGGAGTCATGTGGCAATGATTGCCTTGTGTGTTGCCTTTGGCCTTGTGTGGTCCATGGGCGTTGCCTGGTGGGCTGTTACCGCCTTGATGACGGCGGCAATCAGCTATATACACTTGTTTAGAAAGTCCGATGATCTAGATGCCATGAACAGGGATTTCTTCTTGGCCAATGTGGCTATCAGTGTCCTTGTCATGGTTGGACTTGTGGTTTGGATTCTCATGGGAGGTGATGTCAATGTCCTCTACTAA
- a CDS encoding CotH kinase family protein: protein MDFSRNCGKIVALGCFGVALAGLVACSDESTSSNESREPIIVIDPETGDTSTVIINPETGDSMKVESADTIRVIDPITGDTIRTIDTVFVPADTTIHWVGNSSLIITEISPVNLNWMDDQGSDPGWVEIYNAGNESANLNGYALVENLNSARKWVFGDVPLPPKTFTTVFCDKKNLVKAPADTELGKGRPHTNWKLEKDGGSVYLVDKYYAIRDSVHYPELSSGMSWGILDGGVWKYFDTPTPEKPNTDQPAYDGLVPEFSFNGAQGGFYNSDVTLNPPQLSDGMKIRCTQNGSAPTKDSQEFNQPIVISNNTVLRCAAYKDGLLTKKVVTNTYFIGEQVNMPVVAVSVDSAFFKNNYLTHLSCQDPKTCPSGLMADVEYPVHVEYFAEGSKSKEKTWEIDAGISLMGNWSRVQDKKTVAIVMREEYEDGWLHYSLFETRKSEKDKYKAFNLRNNGNRFVSDYIEDAVGGAILEGSGVDYQRSRQVVVFYNGKYYGIHDMRERYNKSYVESNYGIDASTVNFIKHLGREVSASNGTVDNYLGTLEFISGGDMTNPDNYAMAKTLIDMGNYADYMATEIFSHNGDWPANNVRAWRTPEQPWKFMVYDLDHGYGWQWGTEGFSDHTNMFTWIKQGGTSTAKCHNNKDVLCFHNLYVSLSKNKDFQRLFVNRSAVMLQNYLNGSMVEKVVDAMVATMDPAEMERDTEKFHQPDKYYPDGFSKTGSVIKAWAKDRDAVVKSEYIKEFGLSGEITVSIGSSGKGAVLMEGMKLPGNPYQGKFFGGVQMELTAVPDAGSVFAGWSDGATENPHIITPADGMTITASFK, encoded by the coding sequence ATGGATTTTTCTAGGAATTGTGGTAAAATTGTAGCCCTTGGCTGTTTTGGTGTGGCTTTGGCCGGGCTTGTTGCATGTTCTGATGAGAGCACATCCTCTAACGAAAGTCGAGAACCGATTATAGTTATTGACCCTGAGACGGGTGATACCAGCACCGTGATTATCAATCCTGAGACTGGTGATTCCATGAAGGTTGAAAGCGCTGATACCATTCGCGTTATCGATCCTATTACTGGTGATACCATCCGCACAATTGATACCGTCTTCGTTCCGGCTGATACGACTATCCATTGGGTTGGTAATTCCTCCTTGATTATTACTGAAATCTCCCCGGTGAATTTGAACTGGATGGATGATCAGGGCAGCGACCCGGGTTGGGTTGAAATTTACAATGCTGGTAACGAATCAGCCAACCTTAACGGCTATGCCCTTGTTGAAAACTTGAATAGCGCCCGTAAGTGGGTCTTTGGAGATGTTCCTCTGCCGCCGAAGACTTTCACTACCGTATTCTGCGATAAGAAGAATTTGGTCAAGGCTCCTGCTGATACGGAACTTGGCAAGGGTCGTCCTCATACCAACTGGAAGTTGGAAAAGGATGGTGGTTCCGTTTATCTCGTGGACAAGTACTATGCCATCCGCGACTCGGTGCATTACCCGGAACTTTCCTCTGGCATGAGCTGGGGTATTCTTGACGGTGGCGTGTGGAAGTATTTTGATACACCTACTCCGGAAAAGCCCAATACTGATCAGCCGGCATACGATGGCCTGGTTCCTGAATTCAGTTTCAATGGTGCACAGGGCGGTTTCTATAACAGTGATGTAACCTTGAATCCTCCTCAACTGTCTGACGGTATGAAGATCCGTTGTACCCAGAATGGCTCTGCCCCTACCAAGGATTCTCAGGAATTCAACCAGCCTATCGTTATCAGCAACAATACTGTTCTTCGCTGCGCAGCCTACAAGGATGGACTGCTGACAAAGAAAGTCGTGACCAATACCTATTTCATTGGCGAACAGGTCAACATGCCTGTCGTAGCCGTGTCTGTTGACTCTGCTTTCTTCAAGAACAACTACTTGACTCACCTGAGCTGCCAGGATCCCAAGACCTGCCCGTCTGGCTTGATGGCCGATGTGGAATATCCTGTTCATGTGGAATACTTCGCTGAAGGTAGCAAGAGCAAGGAAAAAACTTGGGAAATCGATGCAGGTATTTCCTTGATGGGTAACTGGAGCCGTGTTCAGGATAAGAAGACTGTCGCTATCGTTATGCGCGAGGAATACGAAGATGGTTGGCTCCATTATTCCCTCTTCGAAACCCGCAAGAGTGAAAAGGACAAGTACAAGGCTTTCAACCTCCGCAACAATGGTAACCGCTTTGTGAGCGACTACATTGAAGATGCTGTGGGTGGCGCTATCCTTGAAGGCAGTGGCGTTGACTATCAGCGTAGCCGTCAGGTTGTGGTGTTCTATAACGGAAAGTACTACGGCATTCACGATATGCGTGAACGTTACAACAAGAGCTACGTGGAATCCAATTACGGTATTGACGCAAGCACTGTGAACTTCATCAAGCATCTTGGCCGCGAAGTGTCTGCAAGCAACGGTACCGTGGACAACTACCTGGGCACCTTGGAATTTATCAGCGGTGGCGACATGACCAATCCTGATAACTACGCCATGGCCAAGACTCTTATCGACATGGGCAATTATGCTGACTACATGGCTACAGAAATCTTTAGCCACAATGGTGACTGGCCTGCTAATAACGTCCGTGCCTGGAGAACTCCGGAACAGCCGTGGAAGTTCATGGTCTACGACCTTGACCATGGTTATGGCTGGCAGTGGGGCACCGAAGGCTTTAGCGACCATACCAACATGTTTACCTGGATTAAGCAGGGTGGTACAAGCACCGCAAAGTGCCACAACAACAAGGATGTTCTTTGCTTCCACAACCTGTACGTAAGTTTGAGCAAGAACAAGGACTTCCAGCGTCTCTTTGTGAACCGTTCTGCAGTGATGCTTCAGAACTACCTGAATGGTTCCATGGTAGAAAAGGTTGTTGACGCCATGGTTGCCACCATGGATCCTGCGGAAATGGAACGAGATACTGAAAAGTTCCATCAGCCGGATAAGTACTATCCGGATGGCTTCAGCAAGACCGGTTCTGTGATCAAGGCTTGGGCTAAGGATCGTGATGCTGTGGTGAAGAGCGAATATATCAAGGAATTCGGCCTTTCTGGCGAAATCACCGTTTCTATCGGATCCTCTGGTAAAGGCGCTGTCTTGATGGAAGGTATGAAGCTTCCTGGCAATCCGTACCAGGGTAAGTTCTTCGGCGGTGTTCAGATGGAATTGACTGCTGTTCCTGATGCAGGGTCTGTATTTGCCGGTTGGTCTGACGGCGCTACCGAAAATCCCCATATCATTACTCCTGCGGATGGCATGACCATTACCGCAAGCTTCAAGTAA
- a CDS encoding ubiquinone/menaquinone biosynthesis methyltransferase, with product MGLISNFDGMVSSRKNPEDKSYVRAMFDEISGRYDFLNHTLSCFQDIRWRRACCRELKRLKPGRRLLDLCGGTGDFAVTYEKFNGVQDVAVLGDFSFGMLKGAEGKKTSAVPVQLDAMKMPFGDAAFDVVLNGFGMRNLPNVEAGLKESARVLSNGGYLQVLEFFSPRNVFNKFFYKVLAPMFIPVMGALFSKHDAYEYLVNSVLHFLPVDEFVKLAEKNGFELVHVKPCFWGVAYRVLLRKVG from the coding sequence GTGGGCTTAATTTCTAACTTTGATGGTATGGTAAGTTCTCGAAAGAATCCCGAAGATAAAAGCTATGTCCGAGCCATGTTCGATGAAATTTCCGGCCGGTACGACTTTTTGAATCACACCCTCAGCTGTTTTCAGGATATTCGCTGGAGACGGGCCTGCTGCCGCGAGCTGAAGCGCTTGAAACCGGGAAGGCGACTGCTGGACCTGTGTGGCGGTACGGGAGATTTTGCTGTAACTTACGAGAAGTTTAATGGCGTCCAGGATGTAGCCGTACTGGGAGATTTTTCCTTCGGTATGCTGAAAGGTGCCGAGGGAAAGAAAACTTCTGCGGTTCCCGTTCAGTTGGATGCTATGAAGATGCCCTTTGGCGATGCCGCCTTTGACGTGGTGCTGAATGGCTTTGGCATGAGGAACTTGCCCAACGTCGAAGCTGGCCTTAAGGAATCTGCCAGGGTGTTGAGTAACGGTGGCTACCTGCAGGTGCTGGAATTTTTCTCCCCGAGAAACGTCTTCAATAAATTTTTCTACAAGGTGTTGGCTCCGATGTTTATTCCTGTAATGGGAGCCTTGTTCAGCAAGCATGATGCCTACGAATACCTTGTGAATTCCGTACTGCATTTCTTGCCTGTAGACGAATTTGTGAAGCTTGCCGAGAAGAATGGCTTTGAACTGGTGCATGTAAAGCCTTGCTTTTGGGGCGTAGCTTATCGTGTGCTTTTAAGGAAGGTGGGCTAG